A stretch of DNA from Bradyrhizobium algeriense:
AGCGTAACGTTGTGGAACTTGAGCTGCGCCGCCATGCTCACCTCATCGCCACCAGCACGACGACCCATAGCCCGGCGCTGACGGCCAGCGCCGCGGCAAGGCGCGCGGTCACGGTCATGCGCAGGATCGACCAGGGGGCCGGCTGCGCCGGATGCGGCGTCGCCGGGCCATGGGAATGGGCGTGGCCGTGGTGATGGCCGGGATCGTGGGAATGGTCGCGAGGCATGGGAAAATGTTACATTATAACATTAAGGGAGTCCACGTGGTGGCGCGGCCGTAGACCGGCCCTCCCCAAAACACCCGGCCCGTCATGCGCCGCGAAGGCGGGGCATCCGGTACGCCGCGGCTTCTCGGACCCGCCGCTTCAACACGGCCGCCGGCCGGGGCAGCCTCAAATTCGAATACCCATCGATGAGGCCGCCAGCCGGATCATCTGTACGGCAGCGCCGGTGTAACGGCCACCGTTGAAATTGACATCAACAACCCACAAAACGAACACAGCAACAAATGCGGCGGTGACTGCTTTCATAAATTATTAACGATGAGGATACGGAACATGTTCCGGGCCTGCGTCGCGATAACGTGGTTGTCAGCGAGAGACGAGGCGGTGAGACGGATCAATCGTGCGGGTTACCCTCGCAGCAGACATAACCGCGTTCACCAGTGCTTTGCCGGCTGAACAACACAGGTGTTGGGCCAGGTCGCCATCTCGCAACCTGGCCCCACGTATAAAATAAACCCTACTGACAGACGTACATGATGCTGTCGCCGCCCTTGGTCGCAGTACCGGGCGTGCAGCCAATACCATTGCGCGCTGCGTAGTCAGACCAGCCGGTGTAGCTGTACCCACGCCCACTCCAGGGGCCACCGAAGTAGTAGGCCCTCACGGCGTACCAGGAGCCCGGCTCGACATAGACAGCCCTCGCGGCGTAACCACGCGTGATATAGACCCGCTTCTGCGCCTCGGCTTTATTGATCGACAGCGATATCCCGCCTTGATCGGACCAGCCAGGCGAAAACAACGCCGCGCATGCGAACGTCGACGCAGCAACGGCCACCGTTCTCAAAGTCATTTTCATGATCTCCTCCATTGCTAATCCCCGCGGCTTAAACCGTGCTTTTGCCGGTGGAGCGCCCTTTGACATAGATCAAGCGCCCAGCTCGTTCGGTTGGGGCTATGGCAGCAGGTGCTGGGAGGTAGCGTTGTGCAATTCGCGGGCCCGAGGTGAGGCCGCGGCTTAAGCCGTCGCTGCGGCGGGCGGCTTCAATTCGGCCAGAGCGTGCCGCACGACGGTCACTGCGCCTTGCAGCGCAAGCATGGCCATGATCGCGGCGACGATAATGTCGGGCCAGCCGGTGCCGGTGCCGAACACGCCAAGCGCAGCCAGCAGCACAGCCAGATTGCCCAACACGTCATTGCGCGTGCAAATCCAGGCCGACCGCATGTTGGCGTCACCCGTGCGGTGCCGCCACAACAGGTAAAAGGACAGCGCGTTGGCGACCAGCGCGGCAAAGCCGACGCTGCCCATGGTGATGGCCTGCGGCAGCGTGCCGTGCAGGGCATGCCAGCCGGTGACGCCGATAACCCACAGCCCGAAGACGCCCATCGTGGCGCCCTTGGCAAGCGCAGCGCTGGCCCGATAGCGCAAGGCCATGCCGACCACGAACAGGCTGATCGCGTAGTTCGCCGCATCGCCCAGAAAGTCGAGCGCGTCGGCCTGGAGTGAGGCAGAGCCCGCAGCCAGGCCCGCGCCGATCTCGACCATGAACATCGCAGCATTGATGCCGAGCACGGCCCATAAGACGCGCCGGAACGCGCTCACGTCCTGGCGCGGGCCGAGATTCAACGGTGGTGGTGCGCAGCAGTGATCCGCCATGACCGGAAGATAGTCGCAGGCAGCAACGTTACACAATCACGTGCAACACATTCCCTTGCCGTCCTGGACCGGCGGGCACCGCATGGTTCCGTACGAGCAGTAAACGCAGCAATCGCCCGGCTTGGGCTTGAGCCGGGTGCCGCAACGCCGACAGTCGTAGAAAAACTGGCAGGCGTTTGTCGGCATCGTCTCGGTTGCTTCGTTCCCGCACGAGGGACAGGTCAGCGTCGATTCAAGCTGCATGGACCTAAACTGAATGAGGACAGCTCCAAATTCAACCTCGGACGTGTGCACCTGATCTCACGGCTTCCCGATCACCATCGCGATCGCGGCAGCCAGGAACGGAAACGGCACCGACACCGCCGCGCGAAACCAGACGAACCGGGCCGGCATGAACGGAATTTCCCAGAGGATCATGCGCTGGAAGGCGAACAGCGCCCAGGCGACGACATAGGCGATCACCTGCGGCGGGCCGCCGCCGACCTTCAGCGCCACCGCGCCGATCGAGAAACCGACCACCGGGCCGCCGGGGGTGGCTGCGCCGGCGATGACCGCGGTCAAGACGCCGAACCAGCCGCTATCAGGGCCGAGCCAGCCGGTGATGACTTCCGGCGGGATCACGGCGGCGATGTAGCCGGAGCCGATCACGCCGAGCGCAATGCGCGGCACGATGTTGATGAAATCCATACTACCTTCGCGCACTGACGACACCAGCACGACGCGGCCGCGCTGCCAGGCCATGAAGCCGAGGATGGCGACCGAGCCCCACAAGGTGATGTCGATGATCAGCGCGGAGAGGGTCATGCCGGCGGCTCCGGCTCGCCCTTCGGGTACATCCGCACGAAGACGAAGCGGCCGAGCGCGCCGGCCAGCACCGGGATCGGCAGCGAGATCACGATCCGCCACAGCGTGAACTCCGTGCCCAGGATCGGCAGCTCCCAGGCGACCGCGCGGCCGTAGCCGATCAGCGTCCAGCTCACGACCATGGCGATGGTGGCGCCGAAATCGGCGCCGACCGTGAGCAGCGCCGCCGCCACCGGATAGGCGGTGAAGGGACCGCCCGGCAGGATCGCGCCGAACGCCGTTCCGATCAAAAGGCCCTTCAGGCCCGAGTTCGGCCCGAGCGCTCGCGAGACTTTGTCGTGCGGCAGAATTTCCGCAATGAAGCCGCCGAGCAGGCAGCCGGCCAGCACGCGCGGCATGATCTCACCAAACAGCCAGAGATCATGCGTGAGGATCCTGAGCACGCCGTCGATGCCGTCGCGCCGCCAGACCAGGCCTGCGCAAACCGCAACCAGCGCGCCGATCACGATCATCGACCAGCCGACCGGCTTGCGGGCGCGCCGGGGCTTCGGCTCGGCGTCATCGGCAGGCGCCGGGTCTTTTATCTGATCTTCTGACAAGGACGATGGGTTCGGCGGGTGATACGAATCCATCCTGCTTAGTCCCGCCATGGTGGCGACGCAACGATAGCCATGCGCATCTCAGGCATGCCCATGTGAGGGCGTCACGCAGCCCTGCCCGCCCCGGGCCATTCGTTCAGGCGAACTGGCGGACCAGCGCAAGGCCGGCAAACAACCCGGCAATCGAGAGCACCACCGAGCCAACGACGTAGAGCGCCGCGGATGTGAGTTCGCCGCGCTCGTAGAGCAGCGCCGCATCGAGCGAGTAGGCCGAAAACGTCGTGTAACCGCCGAGGATGCCGGTCATCAAAAACAGCCGCCAGGGCTGCGACGCCTCGCCCTTGAAGGCGAGATAGCCCGCGATCAGCCCCATCACGGTCGAGCCCGTGATGTTGATGATGAAGGTGCCCCAGGGAAAGCCGGTGCCGAAAGCGCGGGCGCAGGTGAGATTGATGAGATGGCGGAGACTCGCGCCAAGCCCCCCACCGAGAAAGACGAGTAGATAGCTTGCCGCGTTACCCACTGTTGCCCCGTGCTCACCCTCCCCTGGAGGGGGAGGGTCGACGCGAATGAAATGAGCGGCGGGGCGGGGTGAAAGTCTCTCCACCCGAACAGTGCCAGAGTTGAGAGATCACCCCACCCCGTTCGCATTCCGCTTCGCTGCATGCGAACCGACCCTCCCCCTCCAGGGGAGGGTGAAGAGTCGTATGGCGTCGACAGATCAACCAGCCTTGCCGAACAGCTCGTCGACATAGTCCCAGTTGATCAGATTATCGCAGAACGCCTTCAGATAGTCGGGACGGCGGTTGCGGTAGTCGATGTAGTAGGAGTGCTCCCAGACGTCGCAGCCGAGGATCGGCGTGGCGCCATGGACCAGCGGGCTTTCGCCGTTCGCGGTCTTGGAGATTTCGAGCTTGCCGTTCTTGACCGACAGCCAGCACCAGCCGGAGCCGAACTGACCGACGCCGGCGGCGGCGAAATCGGCCTTGAACTTGTCGAGACCGCCGAGGTCTTCGGTGATCTTCTTTTCCAGACGGCCGGGCAGCTTGCTGCCGCCGCCGTTCGGCTTCATCCAGTTCCAGAAATGCAGGTGATTGTAGTGCTGGCCGGCATTGTTGAACACGGCCGGATTCTTGCCGAACGAACCCTTGACGATCTCCTCCAGGGACTTGCCTTCGAATTCGGTCCCCTTGATCGCGTTGTTTCCGTTGGTCACGTAAGCCTGGTGATGCTTGTCGTGGTGGTATTCCAGCGTTTCCTTGGACATGTGGGGCGCAAGGGCGTCGTGGGAATAGGGCAGATTGGGTAGCGTGAAGGTCATGGGGTGATGTCCGAACTGATGGGAGACTTGGTCTGGTCTAACGGGAACTCTTATAGAAGGTTCCAATGCGCATAAACATCGCAATTTGGCAAGAACGCGCAAGGTTCTGGGTAACGCCCCTCCGCGTCCAGCGTATGACGGATATGGTGCCGACGGTTTTTGGCGCGATGAGGTAATGAAATGAGCATCGAGATCGACGTTCTGAACGGGGACGCATCATGGCCACGGGCCGAACCGCTGATGCAGGCGGTGTGGCCGGCGCATGTGGTTGAAAAGCTGTCGTGGGGTCACGTCAAATGGGCCCATGCCGATCTGCGCGTGCTGATCGACGCGCCGGAGGACGCAGCTCAGCCGGGTCTCGCCTGCCATGTCGGCATCTTCTTCCGCGACGCGACCTGGGACGGGCGCAAGGTCCATATCGGCGGCGTTGGCGGCGTCTCGACGCGCCCGGACTGCCGGGGGCGCGGCTATGCCTCGCTGGCGCTGAACGCCGCCATCAGGACCATGCGCGACCACGAAGCGGTGCGGTTTGCGATGCTGTTCTGCGAGCCGCACAATGAAGCGTTCTACCAGGCGCGCGGCTGGCAACGCTTCCTGGGCGAGGTCTATGCCGAACAGCCGGAGGGGCGCGTGCGTTTCGAGGCGATGGCGCCGTTCGTGTTCGATTTTACCCGCAAGCCGCGCGACGGAATCATCGACCTATGCGGCCTGCCGTGGTGACCCCTGCACGGGACGCGGGTGGCTAGCGCTGGTCTAGCCGGATAATATGTCATCCATAATTTATTCGATTTGGATGATCGTGACGCATGACCATTGACGCCCCGCTCGACATGCGTCCTACCACCGCAGTTCCGCCCGCGCCGGCCAACGGCCTGCTGACCTCGCCGATCCTGCCGACGCTGCTGAACCTGGCGCTGCCCAATGCGATCGCCATGGTGGGCACGACGTTGGTTGCCGTCGCCGAAACTGCCTATATCGGCCGGCTCGGCACCGAGCCGCTCGCCGGCATCGCGCTGGTGTTTCCCTTCGTGATGCTGACGCAGATGATGTCGGCGGGTGCGATGGGCGGCGGCGTATCGTCTGCGATCAGCCGCGCGATCGGCGCGGGGAATCGCGACCGCGCCGCTGATCTGGCGCTGCATGCGGCAATGATCGGTGCCTGCGCCGGAATCTTTTTCACGGTTACGATGCTGATTTTCGGCCGCGCGTTCTACACGCTGCTCGGCGGGCGCGGCGGCGTGCTCGAACAGGCCATGCAATATTCGCACGTGCTGTTCTCCGGCGCGATGGCGATCTGGCTGGTTAACACACTGGCCTCGGTGGTGCGCGGTACCGGCGACATGCGGATTCCGTCGGTGACGCTGATCGGCACCGCGCTGGTGCAGATCGCGGTCGGCGGCGCGCTGGGCCTTGGGCTGTTCGGCCTGCCCAGGCTCGGCATGGCTGGCGTTGCCGCAGGTCAGCTCACCGCCTTCACGCTCGGGGCGATCTTTCTGATCTGGTATCTCGTCAGCGGCCGCAGCCGGCTGGCGCTGAACTTCAAGGGCTTTAAATTCCAGCGCGACATGTTCTTCGACATTCTCAGGGTCGGTGCGGTGGCCTGCCTGTCGCCGCTGCAGACCGTGCTGACGGTGCTGATCTTCACCAAAATCCTGGCCGGCTACGGCACCGCGACATTGGCCGGCTATGGCATGGGCTCGCGGCTGGAATTTCTGCTGACGCCTATCGCGTTCGCCTTCGGCGTCGCCTCGGTGCCGATGGTCGGCATGGCTGTTGGCGCGGGGCTGGTGACGCGCGCGCGGCAGGTGGCGTGGACCGCGGGCATAGCTGCCGGCATCGCCGTGGGCGCCATCGGACTGATCGTCGCCGCGATGCCGTCGCTCTGGGTTTCGCTGTTCACCAGCGATCCCGGCGTCACCGCCGCGGCTTCTTCCTATCTGGTCTGGGCAGGCCCGGCGTTCGCCTTTTTCGGGATGGGCGCCTGCCTCTATTTCTCGTCGCAGGGGGCTGCAAAGGTCGGCGGCCCCGTGATGGCCGGCACCGCGCGATTGCTGATCGTCGGCGGCGGCGGCGCGTGGCTGGCCTCCGCGGGCGCGCCGGCATGGACATTGTTCGCGCTGGTGGGCGCGGCGATGGTCGTTTACGGCCTCGGTACGGCATTGTCGATCCGCCTCACCCGCTGGAGCAAATGATCGTGTTCGCGCAATCCGACATTGCACAAATCTGATTTGTTGTTATGCAGGCCTGCTTTTTTGGGGAAATGATTCATGGCTTGCAGAACGGCTTTCATCATCGCGATCTCGACGGCATTGCTGGCCGCCCCATCGGCTCGCGCACAGGGCGCCGGCGAGCCGACCGGCGTCTGGCAGACCCAGGCCGGCGACGCGCGGGTGAAAGTCAGCAAATGCGGCGGCGGCATCTGCGGCGTGATCGTTGGGTTGAAAGACCCGATCGATCCATCAACCGGCAAGCCCCAGGTCGATGACAAAAATCCCAATCCGGCGCTGAAGAAGCGTCCGATGATCGGCCTGCCGCTGTTCAGCGGCATGCAGCCGGTAGCGCCCAACAAATGGTCGGGCCAGATCTACAACGCCGATGACGGCGGCACCTACGCGAGCAGCGTCTCGGTGACGGGGACGGATACGCTGAAAGTCGAAGGCTGCGTCGGCGCACTCTGCGGCAGCGAAAACTGGACGCGTGTGGGGCGGTAGGCTCGATCAATCGCCGTTCCGTAGGGTGGGCAAAGCGCAGCGTGGCCACCATCTCTCCAGACCGTTGCTTTGAATGGTGGGCACGCGGAGCCTGTCATCGGGCGCGCATTCGCGCGACCCGGTGGCTTTGCCCACCCTACAGATCTTCGCTTAAGCCGCCATCGCCTTGAGCGCCGTCGCCGCGGAGGCGTAGCCGCCGCGGGCGCCGTCGATGAAGTGGACGTGATCGCTGCGCATCACCGAGGGCGTGAAGCAGGTCATCATCGCCGCGTCCTGCCGGTGCAGGCCGTAGCGCACGATCCGCTCTGAAGCTGCGTTGGCCAGAAGCTCCGCCAGCGCGCGCTCCAGCTCCTCCGTGCAATCGAGGATCATCCGCAGGCCGTCGTCATATTTGCGGAAGTCGGAATTCTCCACCACCTGCTGTACATAATTCTTCGG
This window harbors:
- a CDS encoding GDCCVxC domain-containing (seleno)protein, producing MQLESTLTCPSCGNEATETMPTNACQFFYDCRRCGTRLKPKPGDCCVYCSYGTMRCPPVQDGKGMCCT
- a CDS encoding DUF2147 domain-containing protein — its product is MACRTAFIIAISTALLAAPSARAQGAGEPTGVWQTQAGDARVKVSKCGGGICGVIVGLKDPIDPSTGKPQVDDKNPNPALKKRPMIGLPLFSGMQPVAPNKWSGQIYNADDGGTYASSVSVTGTDTLKVEGCVGALCGSENWTRVGR
- a CDS encoding MATE family efflux transporter codes for the protein MTIDAPLDMRPTTAVPPAPANGLLTSPILPTLLNLALPNAIAMVGTTLVAVAETAYIGRLGTEPLAGIALVFPFVMLTQMMSAGAMGGGVSSAISRAIGAGNRDRAADLALHAAMIGACAGIFFTVTMLIFGRAFYTLLGGRGGVLEQAMQYSHVLFSGAMAIWLVNTLASVVRGTGDMRIPSVTLIGTALVQIAVGGALGLGLFGLPRLGMAGVAAGQLTAFTLGAIFLIWYLVSGRSRLALNFKGFKFQRDMFFDILRVGAVACLSPLQTVLTVLIFTKILAGYGTATLAGYGMGSRLEFLLTPIAFAFGVASVPMVGMAVGAGLVTRARQVAWTAGIAAGIAVGAIGLIVAAMPSLWVSLFTSDPGVTAAASSYLVWAGPAFAFFGMGACLYFSSQGAAKVGGPVMAGTARLLIVGGGGAWLASAGAPAWTLFALVGAAMVVYGLGTALSIRLTRWSK
- a CDS encoding permease — its product is MDSYHPPNPSSLSEDQIKDPAPADDAEPKPRRARKPVGWSMIVIGALVAVCAGLVWRRDGIDGVLRILTHDLWLFGEIMPRVLAGCLLGGFIAEILPHDKVSRALGPNSGLKGLLIGTAFGAILPGGPFTAYPVAAALLTVGADFGATIAMVVSWTLIGYGRAVAWELPILGTEFTLWRIVISLPIPVLAGALGRFVFVRMYPKGEPEPPA
- a CDS encoding superoxide dismutase; amino-acid sequence: MTFTLPNLPYSHDALAPHMSKETLEYHHDKHHQAYVTNGNNAIKGTEFEGKSLEEIVKGSFGKNPAVFNNAGQHYNHLHFWNWMKPNGGGSKLPGRLEKKITEDLGGLDKFKADFAAAGVGQFGSGWCWLSVKNGKLEISKTANGESPLVHGATPILGCDVWEHSYYIDYRNRRPDYLKAFCDNLINWDYVDELFGKAG
- a CDS encoding cation transporter gives rise to the protein MADHCCAPPPLNLGPRQDVSAFRRVLWAVLGINAAMFMVEIGAGLAAGSASLQADALDFLGDAANYAISLFVVGMALRYRASAALAKGATMGVFGLWVIGVTGWHALHGTLPQAITMGSVGFAALVANALSFYLLWRHRTGDANMRSAWICTRNDVLGNLAVLLAALGVFGTGTGWPDIIVAAIMAMLALQGAVTVVRHALAELKPPAAATA
- the crcB gene encoding fluoride efflux transporter CrcB yields the protein MGNAASYLLVFLGGGLGASLRHLINLTCARAFGTGFPWGTFIINITGSTVMGLIAGYLAFKGEASQPWRLFLMTGILGGYTTFSAYSLDAALLYERGELTSAALYVVGSVVLSIAGLFAGLALVRQFA
- a CDS encoding GNAT family N-acetyltransferase, with translation MSIEIDVLNGDASWPRAEPLMQAVWPAHVVEKLSWGHVKWAHADLRVLIDAPEDAAQPGLACHVGIFFRDATWDGRKVHIGGVGGVSTRPDCRGRGYASLALNAAIRTMRDHEAVRFAMLFCEPHNEAFYQARGWQRFLGEVYAEQPEGRVRFEAMAPFVFDFTRKPRDGIIDLCGLPW